GGAAGCTAACAGGACTtgagggcagaggaagacagacagtcTTCAGCCAGGAGACAAGTCTGTTTGGTTTCTCCACAAGTCCAgagtgagggaagggaagagggcagaaCCACAGCAGTCAAAAAAGTCTAGAAGGGGCTGAAGCAAGGATGCTGGTGCCAGCTTGAAAGGAGGGTCACGGGAAGGCGGTGCAGACCTAGGCCTAGTCAGAAACCTCGCTGTAGTAATACTTGTGGGCAGCAGGAGTGGTCTTCCAGCCAGCTGCCCGGAACTCAATcatctccagcagcagcagccgtgCCAGGGAGCTGAGGTCTGTCGGGAGCAGGAAGCCGTCCCGGATTAGGATAAAGAGCTCATCCATGCGCTGCCCGTTCATCTTCTCCAGCTGCTCCCCAACCCGGTGCAGCTGCAGCACCAGGCAGTCCACCTGCAGGGGCAGTGGCAAGGCCTACTCAGCCAGAGGGAGGAGCAAAGCAACATGGCACAAGGAGGTGACAGCACCTGCTGAGTACCGCGCTCCATTCCGACACCAGGGGGCATGGCCCAAATCTTACCAAAAGGGGCTTCCAGAACATTCTGACCCGGCTGAACTCCAAACCAGGCCTGCCTCCACAAACAGTCGCTTAACCCTCCTCTTCCATATACCCGACTCCCAGATGATTTCTGGGCCATCTGTGCCCACAGCTGGCCACAGCTTTTGCCATTCCTAGTACAAGGCTCCAATAGTGAAGCCTTGGCCTCTGTGTGCTGGATAAATTCCAGCCACTGTAGTTTGTCTAGTGATGCCTACAGGCCTTAGCTGTCCCTGCTGAGCACCTGGCTGAGGAGCAGTGCCCTCCATGGCTGGGCTCCACAGCCTTGTCAACAGTCACTCACCTCCTCTTCCCTGCTCAGACTCTCAGGCTGGGCCAGCTGGAAAAGACAGTCATAGACAGGGTTAACCAGGGCCATCATGGGCATGTTGTTCACCTGTGGGAAGAGCAAAGGCGGCGGGTGGTGGGAGCTGCAGTCAGGAGGGAGCAATTCAGCCTTGGCACACAGGCCTTCACTGCTGCGCAGGTGACTTCCCTTGCCTCACCCTCAGGTAGTCAAAGATGTTGCAGATAAAGGTGACATAGCAGACCCAGCCCTGCAGGGAGCATGCTCTGAGCTGCTCCCGGGCATCGTACTCCTTCTGCAGCCGGTTGAGAAGCCCACGGCGGAAGATGCTCTGGCCTGCTTGCTTACTCTCTGCCTGTGAGCCAAAGAGAGGGGTGATAAGCAGGGCGCTGGCCAGCCTGTACCTGACCCTAAGGTGGCATCCTCAGGGCAGCCTCCCTCTCTGCCCGCCCCCACAACCTGAATGATGGCGTAGCACATTCGTCCTGCTTCCTTGCTGAATACGCAGTCCTGCAGAGAATGGTCCACAATCACATTGGCTACTCTTTCCAAGTCCACAGCACCTGGATCTGGCAAGACAGGAGGGGAGTCTACAGCCGCCTGCTTAGTCACatttgcctctgtctgctaaggATTGAActggggtttgtttttctttgagagagggtctcaccacgtagccttggctggcctggcacactatgtagaccagttctcaaacccacagaaatccacctgactctgcagcctgggtactgggattaaagtcaaacaccaccacacccaagGACTGGAGGTATTTGTAATAAATAGGGCATCCCCCACCACATGCTTAAGAGATGAAGGGAAAACCAGCAGGGAGGCACTCAAGGTAGAAGCAAGACATTAGGGCTACTCTTGCCTAAAGACAGAGTTCCAgcagagcctgggctacatgtggcTGGGTTTCAAAAGAAGGGAGCTGGATTGAGGCGCAcctgagaggtagagacaggccaacctggtctacatagcaagttccaggccagccagagctacatagtgagatcctgtctttaaagtTGAGGGCATAAAGGGCATATTTAGGGAACAAGCACTATGCCTACTATGTGTAGACCAAAGGCTGGAGACAaagcaaccaaaccaaaccaagaaaaacaTATTCTCCGGAGAAGGTGGTTATAACCGTGCTGAGCAAGGGCAGGGCAGCTTTCACTGTCAGGACCCCGGCTGCCCAATCAGAAAATAGATAAAGCAATGcctcggtgggtaagagcacttgctttgcAGAGAGCCCTCCATGATTCCCACCTTCCACGCTGGCTCTTCACAGGCGCCtaaaacttcagttccagaggctcGGCCACCCTCCTTTGCCTCCACAGCCACAGTATATGTGTGGTTCACAAGCAGACAAGTAGgtatacacatgaacaaacaaaaaacaatttgtgggctggagagatggctcagtggttaagaatactgactgctcttccggaggtcctgagttcaaatcccagcaaccacatggtggctcacaaccatccttaacgagatctgactccctcttctggtgtgtctcaagacagtgacaatgtacttatatataataaataaataaaccttaaaaaaaactttataaaaaaaCAATTTGTACTCTGCCAGGAATGGTGCAAACCTTTTATCCCAAATACTTAGGCAGAAGAGGCAGGCCAGGGAGAGATGTAGGCCAGCCAGGGAGAGATCCTGTGCCAATAAATCAATGACTGTAAGATTAGAAGGCTGCAGGAGACCAAAGCACAAGTGTAGTTTCTTAGACTacacatcttttattttctagCACTGCCTTGATGGCGTACACTGAATGCCAAggcttctactttttttttttttttttttttgagatagtcttgttttgctctggctggcctcaagctcaccatgtaattttttttttaggttcatTCATgtcatatgtatgaatattttcttgcatgtatatatgcatgccatGTGTTTGGCTAGTACCGGAGATAGAGGATAGCACGGGATCCTGAAAACTGAGCTACCAATGGTCTTGAACCTCTCGAGGTCCTCTGCAAGTCAAGTGTTCTTTATGgctttctgttgtgttttgttttggtgacagcatctcactatgtagccccagttATCGTGCCTCCTGcttgctggggttaaaggagaaCAGCACACAAATGCTCTaaaccactgggctatctctcctCCCACAGGCACTGTCTGTGTTGAGCAATTGGGCCTTGAATTTGTgctaatcctcctacctctgtaatctgctgggattacaggcatggagaCGTCTCCAAAATGTTTAGCTTAGCACATGACGGCAATTGCTAATTGTCCTGTTAAACTTCTGTCCTGAGTGTTACAACGGAAGGGCCAGGCAATTACACATCCCCTCTGCCAGGCTGATTCTCCAACCTCTGTCCAAACCAGGCATCTCTGTACATTCAAGGGTGCTGACTGCACGAAATGCAAAGCCTTGAAAGAGGAAGCAGTGTTCTCTTTCATGGGTACTTAATGGCTTTATGATCTTAGATCTAACTCTGTGATTCAGTCTCCAAAATACTGGCTTAAATGTGGTGAGAATTAGGTTGTGACTTACTCTCTGAGAGCCAAGAAAGGCTTGGGCATTGCCTGGCTCTGGGCTTCAGCCCCCAGCGCGGCTCTTACCCAAACAGAATATGCATGGGAACCCCAAGTCGGACTCTGGtagtgtgctggatagttttatgtcaacttgacacaaaataaGTGGTGGGTGGGAGGCTCACCTTTGAGCGCGGTCTTCAGCAGCTGCTGCGTCTCTGCATCAAAAGACTGGATTTTATAATCATCTCTACTGGCCTCGCTCATGACGGTCTATAAGCCCGGCAGGTTTTCACTGGCCTGAAACTAAGGACAGCACCTGAGAAGCAAAGACGGTTGAGGCTTCAAGGGTGAATCACAAAGCTCCCGATTCTACTCCTGTAGGCACTGGGCCGGGCAGACCAGGCCTTGGGACGGGTGGAACTGGACTTTCTGTCGCGTTCAGTGCTTGGCTGAGTGCCCACCAAACTTGGCTTCGGGTGGAGTAGTTGAGCACCAAGTGGCCACCTGCTGCTCAGCTGAAGGAAACCCAGGCTTCTGGGGTTACAGCTGAGAAGGGAAGCGGGAATTCACCTACGGTCGCAGCGGGATCTGGGTTATCCCAGATCTGACATCTGATACAGTCAGTATCAGGGTAAATTTGGGGGAGCAAATACTGAACTGGGTGTGGAGAGAGGTAAACGTCAGGCTCGCCCTTATCATCTAGCACGGAGGACGCTGGCTCAGTCCAAGCCGCAGATCCTGATACCAGCAGGGCTCCGAGCCCCTCTCTCCCAGCGTTTCCAGTCCGTCCACCCCTGCAGCCGTTGGGCCAGGGCTGGCCCGTGTGGGAGGGCGCTTGCGTCTGGAGCGCCGTGCGGCGCGCGCCCGGCCTGGTACCGCgcggctgcggcggcggcggcgctcTTCTCGCGTTGCGGCGCCAGGGCGACTCGCTAGCGCCGCCTGCCGGCCACGGCTCGCCCTCGCCTCCGCACCCCGCCGCCGCCCCGGGCCGCTCCCTCGCTTGGCGCGGAGACGGATCGGCACCCGACAACTGCCACACCGCCACCGCCGCGCGCTGAAAGCTCACCGGCCCCTGTCCCCTACCCACCCGGCGCACCTCCGCCTTGTTTCTGACCGTGAAAGCCTCCGAGCGCTGGGCCGGACCCTCCCTGAGTTTCGCGTGAAGTAGTTGGTCTTGCCAGGTCGCACCCCGCGCCGGGGTCACCATGTCCCTTGCCCGGCTCAGGTGAACTAGGTCAGACTTTCCCCGGCCGAGCAGCGTGGGAGGAGCCTCGGGAAGGCGTGGCCTGCCCGGGGGAGGGGCGTAGTCGTCCGGGGTTTGGCCGGTTAAAGCGGAGTGCAAGGGCTGGGGCACACTCTGGCAACTCCCTCTCCTGCTACTCATGGTAAAATAAGTTTTAAACCAAAGGAGCAGCCAAGATAAAGGGCCCTGGGTCTTTCCTAGGGGGAATCGGGAGCATCACTGCTGCGCACCAGGGACCAGAAGCCAAAGCTCTCAGCTGTTTTAAGAGTTTGCCACAGCGCTCAGGGTGATAGGTACAAAAAAAGCTCGAGAAGCTCCTGAGGGCGGGGTAATGAGGAGCACGGAATTTACGTCGATAAgacttcttaaaaagaaaaaaaatcagacagcCGACCCTGAATCTTCCAGGTTAAGATAAAGGAGAAACAACATCCCACCACGCAGGGAGGCGCATTAAGATACAGGATGTTCTAAGTAGGAGAAGTGAACAACTCACAGGCTCCTGGAAGCCCCTCCCTACTAAAGGTTAAAAGCAGCGAGGATTGCCGAATTGCACTCAGTCGAGCTAAGTGGCCTAAAAAGGCTCGAGCCAGCACACCTTGTGGAAACAGCAGCTTGAGCTGGGCTGCCCAGGGTACTCTTGAGACTGCTCAAGTTGACCTGAAGCTGGGCTGGGACCAACTGAGCTGCCTGGAGGACTCTCCAATCTGTTGGGCTGCCTGCAGACTGCAGTGTGCTCCACGATTCCAGCTTTCAAGAATTCAGCAATGCTAGGCTGGGCTTtggtctttgagtcatttctgctcctgtgagtaaccccCAATTGGACTTTGGtagtgtgctggatagttttatgtcaagttgacacaaactaaagtcatttgagaggagggaacctcaactaagaaaatgcctccataggctcctgctgcaggcaagcctgtggagcacTTTtgtaattagttattgatggggaagggtccagcccattgtggatggtgccatccttgggctgatggtccaggctgagcaagccagtaagcagctccctccatgacctctgcatcagctcctggctccaggttcctgccctgcttgagttcctgtcctgacttcctttggtgatcaacagtgatgtggaagtgtaagctgaataaacccttccctctccaacttgctttttggtcatggtgtttatcatagcagtaGAAGAGACATGTAGTATCCTTACAGTGGTCTGCAGTCAGCTTCTTCTCTGGTATATAAATTTATTCACATCTCTCCAGCAAAAGGGTCACAAAACACTCCTGCTGCTCCAAGCCCAGGAAGCCAACAGGCCACCCATCTCAGAAGCCCTCCCAAGTGACCCTGGGTCTTCAGAATCAGGAGCCAAGATCAGAAAAGGTTCAACCACTAGGGGAGGGTTACAGTGGACCACAGAGGGGAGAGTGGAACTGACAGGCAGGGCAGAGCCCCAGTTTTCACAATCAGGGCCATTCCCAGCAGGCATTACAATCCAAGTTATGGCAGGGGCTGGAATCCCACAAAGTCAAGAAATCTCTCCTCCATTCTCTCTTTAGATCAACCCCACCACGGGGCTCAAGCATAGGAAAGACGGCAGTCACATGATTCTTCTCCCGTGCCATGAGCAGAAATCTCCCTCTTCATCTGGATCCCTGACTCTGCCTACAGCTCCCACCACACCTCCCCAGGCTGTCGGCCATCCCATGCCCTGGGCCTGAGGCCCATCTGGGATTAGAGGACACGGTGGGCAGCATGCCTACAGAGCTGGTGATGGCCCCTGCACTCCAGTGGGAGGGGAGCCGCTCCTGTCTGCCACGGAGCACATCCCTTCACTTCCCGcctctgtctcagtttccttcCTGACCTGTTGTGGAGCCTCACAGACACAAAGGCTTGGGCCCAGGAGTTCAGAAGCTACCCACATGACAGGGTTCTCCCCCTAAGCTGATGAGCATGGCTACCTCAGGGCtgcaagcccctcccccatcatccTCCCTCAGATGGGATGTGTTCCTAAGCTATAGGAGTGACACAAGGAATGCGCGTTTTACTTTAATGTCTATTAAATAAGTTGGCAGGAGGAGCAGACCAAGTTGTATAGGTTAGAATTGTGCAAAGAGCCGGCCCCATCCGTCTGCACTCCAGTGTGGTCCTATCAGGGCTAGGAGCATTCTCCCCAAAGCCAGGACTGCAAAAGAAGATGGCCAGTTCCTTCTGGGTTGGGCTGGTCAGAGGTGAGACTCACGCGCACCAGGCTCCTCCACCTAGGCCTTCTTTTTACAGTGCAAtcatccccttctctcttccttttgttcaGCAAAGACCTTGCGTCCTTCTGCCTTCAGCTCCGCTCCGGATGACTTCATGCTCCCGGCAGCTGGCCTGGAAGGCCAACCAGGCAGCAGCCATTGTTCAGTATGAGCTCAGAGCCAAGTCTTGTTGGGCCCCTCCTTAGGCCCCTCCTGCCTCACAACTATCTGTCTTCCCTCCTTATGCAGTGGAAGAGGTTACAGAAGAGCTCGTACCAGAAGAACATGAAGCCAGTGGACAGCGCAGCCTTCATCAGGCTGGGGGTCAGGCCCTTGAAGAAGCCCCGGGTGCCTTCTTCCTGTAGTACCTGCTGGATGAGGTCCAGGAGGCCCCTGTAGCTCCGCACCTggggagaggaaggtggagaCTGAAAAGGAAGCAGGGACCTAAACCACGGCTGCCCACCCCCATAACTGCTTGCGGGGTGAAGGAGGCCCTGGAGGAAGGGGCTCCTCACTCTTTCTAATGCATGCTGTTAACTGGGGAAGGGCCTGGGGTCAGCAGCTGGAGAGCGAGAGCTCCTTCCTGGTAAGGATGTGCCTGACTGGTTTCCTTCTGTTGTGCAGTGATAGCTCTGGCCCATCTTGGAGTCTCCACCTCATTATCCTGCTCCCCTTGGGCAGCGGGTCTGAATAGGCCATCACTAGATCTGCCCTGACTGGTGCCCACCTCTAGCCTGGCCTATGTCCCCACACCCCTCCCTGTGTTATGCACCAAGGACACCATCCAGCCTCAAATCCAAGTCTGGCTAGTATTCAAAGCATTTCAACATTTGGCTCACGCTGGTCCTCCATGAgcgcccctccctccctccagccagcCAGATTGCACTAGTTTTCCCTGAGGCTCTTGCCATTTCTCCCAGACTAAATTCAAATGCTCTCTTTGGGACACCTTGGTAGATAGAAAAATAAGGTTACAAAACCTAGCATTGTgtaaccttatttttaattttttttttcctgagacagggtttccatgtgtagcactggttgtcctagaacttgctctatagaccaagctggcctcaaaattagcggtcttcttgtctctgtcttccaagtgctgggattaaaggtgtgcaccatcacctcCACCAAGCTAACCTTGTTTTTGTAGAAATGTGCAGGTGTGTTTATGCACAGAAATGAAGCTACAGAAGACCACAGCAGGGACAGGGTCACTACCGCCAGTTCCCTCATGATCCAGATGCACAAGGATGGCTTACCTGGCCAAAGGCAGACCGGGCATGTTCAAACCCGCCCACCTGCAGGCGCTTCTTGAAGAGGTCCAGGGGATATGTAAGGGTCTTGCTGATAACTCCGGAACCACAGCCACAAAGCAGGTTTTTAAGGTTCCCTGAACCAGAGACACCATGTTGAGAAGAAGAATGAAGGC
Above is a genomic segment from Mus caroli chromosome 11, CAROLI_EIJ_v1.1, whole genome shotgun sequence containing:
- the Mif4gd gene encoding MIF4G domain-containing protein; protein product: MSEASRDDYKIQSFDAETQQLLKTALKDPGAVDLERVANVIVDHSLQDCVFSKEAGRMCYAIIQAESKQAGQSIFRRGLLNRLQKEYDAREQLRACSLQGWVCYVTFICNIFDYLRVNNMPMMALVNPVYDCLFQLAQPESLSREEEVDCLVLQLHRVGEQLEKMNGQRMDELFILIRDGFLLPTDLSSLARLLLLEMIEFRAAGWKTTPAAHKYYYSEVSD
- the Slc25a19 gene encoding mitochondrial thiamine pyrophosphate carrier isoform X4 translates to MYKTEGPFVFYKGLTPTVIAIFPYAGLQFSCYRSLKRAYDWLIPPDGKQTGNLKNLLCGCGSGVISKTLTYPLDLFKKRLQVGGFEHARSAFGQVRSYRGLLDLIQQVLQEEGTRGFFKGLTPSLMKAALSTGFMFFWYELFCNLFHCIRREDR